TGCCCGTATCCCAGGCCCCGGTGAAACTGTGCGCCCCCATCTCCGAAACAATGACCTTCAGCCGGTCCCGGTCCGCGACAGGCGCATGGGCATTGATCGCGGCGACCGCCATGTTCGCGCTGGCCGTGAGGTCTTTGGCATAGTTGCGGAAGCTGTCGTAGCCCAGGCCCCAGTCGCTGCCCGCGTAGTCATGCACATCCAGAAAGTCGATCTTCGCCGCCGCCCGTGACAGCACCGTCTGGAACCATCCGCTGGTCTTGCCCTGCGCACCGATCCTGATCGTCGGATCGACCGCCTTCATCGCGTTGGAAAAGTCGATCAGGTCCGTGGCATACTGGTTCGCTCCCGGATTCCCGTCGCTGTTGTAGTCCGTCTCGTTGCCGATCGCCCAGTATTTCACCCCGTAACCCTTGGTGATGTTGGAGTAGCGCACCCACTCCGCCGCGCTGGTGATGAGCTGTGCGCGTGTAGGGCGGGTGCCGTTGGTCGTCTGCGCCTTGTACATCGCATCGTAGCAGACGACGATCACCGCCTCCCCGCCGACGTTGCGGGTCAGCGTCATGAACTCATCGAAATCGAGCGGCTCTTTTCCCGGGATCCACGCGCCGTCATTGCTGGCGGTCAGCCCCCGGTCGTTGGCAGGCCATTCGCCGGGGCCGGTGCGGGCAAGCGTCGGCTTCGGCCCGTTCCATGGCGCGACCGACCACAGGTAGGAGTCGGACTTCTCCCCACCCGGGTAGCGGAGAAAGCGCACGCCCATCTCGCGGATCGCCGCCTCCGTGCTGCGCGGCGCACTTGGACGACGCCGGTCCGAGTCCATCAGGTAGTCCATGTTGATGCCGATGGGCTTCCGCGACGCATCCGCCAGCACGTTCGTCGCATTGATGGCGACGTATTCGACCGCAGCGGATGGCAATGGAAGGACCAGCGGCAGGAGGGCCGCGAGACTGAGGGCTTTCATGGAAGGTCGGCCGCCGCTCCGTGGGTTCAGCCGGAGCGTGGTAATGCTCCATTTCCCGGAATGTCCAGGTGTGACGGAAAAATCAGCCGAGCAGCCCTTCCAGATCCGTTTCCGAAATGATGGCCACCCCCAGCTTCTCCGCCTTGTCCCGCTTCGATCCGCCGCCTTCACCGGCCAGCACGTAGTGGGTCTTCGCGGAGACGGAGCCTGTGACCTTGCCTCCCTTGGACTCGATCAACGCCTTCATGTCGTCGCGATCCATGGTGAGCGTCCCGGTGATGACGAATGTCTTTCCGGCCAGCGGAAGGGAGGAAAGATCCGCAGCATCCAGGACGGGGAGATAGTTGTCGGAAACCGGATCGATCCCCAGATCTTTCAGCCGTTCGATGACATGGGTTCCCGCCTCCGACTGGAAGAAGGAGGTGATCGACGCGGAAACGCTTGGTCCCACATCTCCGGTGATGTTGTATTGGGAAAGGAAAGCATTCTGCTTCTTAGCCGTCGCCCGCGTGTCCTTCAGCAGTTCCGAGAGGATGTGGGACTCAGGGATGGCACTGAGCCTTTCGTGCAGGCGTGCCAGTTCCTTCGCCGCGGATTCGCCGAGATGGCGGATGCCCATGGCGAAAAGCCAGCGGTTGAGCGGCTTCGTGCGGGCAGCTTCGAGGGCAGCCAGCACCTTCGCGGCGTTCTTTTCCCCGAAGCGTCGCGGAGCCTCCTCGGTGCCCAGGTTGAGGTTGGCCAGCGTTTCCTCCGTCAGGTTGAACAGGTCCAGCGGCGTGCTGGCATGGCCATGGCGGACCAGCGCCTCCGCCACGATGCCGCCGAGTCCGTCGATGTCGAGGGCCTTGCGCGATGCGAAATGGGAGATGCGGGTGACAGCCTGCGCCGGGCACTGGAAGTTGACGCATCGCCAGGCCACGAAGCCTTCCTCCTGCTCGATGGGACCACCGCAGGAGGGACATTTTCCGGAGACGGCGGCGAAGAGATTGTAGGGAGCAGCACCCGGCTTGTGCGAAAGCACCCGGACCACTGCCGGGATGATTTCACCCGCTTTTTCGATCAGCACCGTCGCGCCGATGCGGATGTCCTTGCGGTCGATCTCGTCCTGATTGTGCAGGGTGGCGCGGGAAACCGTGGAGCCGGAAATGAGGACCGGGGTGAGATCCGCCACCGGGGTCAGCACTCCGGTGCGTCCCACCTGGATGAGGATGTCATTGATGACCGTCTCCTTCTGTTCCGGCAGGAACTTGTAGGCCGCCGCCCAGCGCGGGGCGCGGGAGGTGGTGCCGAGTTTCTCACGCTCGGACCGATCCCGCACCTTGATGACCGCGCCATCCGTTCCGTAGTCGAAATCGTGGCGTGCCTTCTCGATGGTGGCGACCGCCACCAACAGCTCCTCAAGGTTATCAGCACGTAGGTGCGGGTCATTCGACGGAAGACCCAGCGACCGCAGCAGCGAGATGAAGTCATCCTCGCTCGCCAATACCGGCCCCTCATAGGCACCCAATCCGTGCGCGATGAACCGCAGCGGCCGCTTCGCCGCGATCTTCGGATCCAGTTGCTTCAGCGTGCCTGCGGTCGAGTTGCGAGGGTTGGCGAAAACAGGCAG
The sequence above is drawn from the Akkermansiaceae bacterium genome and encodes:
- the ligA gene encoding NAD-dependent DNA ligase LigA → MPDQDDLFSPFSPEKRMAHLGAELSRHNLLYYTQAAPEISDAEYDKLFRELEDLEKAHPEFANPDSPTQRVGGEPISGFVQIQHRVPMLSIDDVFELKKEDESTIPEAELISFYNRLRKNLGREDISVTVEPKIDGVAVSLLYENGKLKYAATRGDGTTGDDITHNVRTIRSAPLSLPSSAPALLEVRGEIFMPNAAFAAMNAERDEAGLPVFANPRNSTAGTLKQLDPKIAAKRPLRFIAHGLGAYEGPVLASEDDFISLLRSLGLPSNDPHLRADNLEELLVAVATIEKARHDFDYGTDGAVIKVRDRSEREKLGTTSRAPRWAAAYKFLPEQKETVINDILIQVGRTGVLTPVADLTPVLISGSTVSRATLHNQDEIDRKDIRIGATVLIEKAGEIIPAVVRVLSHKPGAAPYNLFAAVSGKCPSCGGPIEQEEGFVAWRCVNFQCPAQAVTRISHFASRKALDIDGLGGIVAEALVRHGHASTPLDLFNLTEETLANLNLGTEEAPRRFGEKNAAKVLAALEAARTKPLNRWLFAMGIRHLGESAAKELARLHERLSAIPESHILSELLKDTRATAKKQNAFLSQYNITGDVGPSVSASITSFFQSEAGTHVIERLKDLGIDPVSDNYLPVLDAADLSSLPLAGKTFVITGTLTMDRDDMKALIESKGGKVTGSVSAKTHYVLAGEGGGSKRDKAEKLGVAIISETDLEGLLG